A segment of the Leclercia adecarboxylata genome:
GAGGTGCGTACGTTTCTCAACGGTATGTCGAATTTCGCGGCCAAAGGCCTCCAGGTTGAGGCAGTTGCTGACCCCGGTGAGATCGCAAAAGGCTTCATCAATCGAGTAGATCTCGACTCGCGGGGTGATCTCTTCCAGGGTGGTCATCACCCGGAGGCTCATATCGGCGTAAAGTTCGTAGTTACTGCTGAAGGTGACAATGCCGTGGCGGCGGAAAATCTCTCTCTGTTTGAAATAAGGCGCCCCCATTGTCACCAGCCCTTTCGCTTCGGCGCTGCGGGCGATGACGCAGCCATCGTTATTCGACAGCACCACCACCGGGCGCCCCTTCAGGTCCGGGCGAAAAACAGTTTCGCAGGAGGCATAGAAGCTATTCACGTCGACAAGCGCAAACATGATTATTTGCGCGCTTTAACAGGCGCGGTAACGCGCGGAAAGATAAACGGCATAGTATCAAATCCATTTAACTGTATATTTATACAGTATCCATGAATTTAAGGATAAATCAAGGCGCTGCCCGCTGATTCAACGAAAGCGGTACCGACGCGGATTTAGTGCGCAACCTTGCCTTCTATCGTAATTTGCACGCCGGATTGTTTAATTAGTTACCTGAATCTTTGCTCAGTATGTCTGTGCAGTGCTAAGGTAACAAGCGTCGGAAACGACACTCTAAATGGCAAAAACGACATCTCGCGAAGGTAACTATGCTGGAAATTGGTTTGTATCTTTACCCCGGGGTTCAGCAGGCTGCCGTGCTTGGGCTGAACGATCTCTTTGGCGTGGCCAACATGTTTTCCCAAAAATATCAGGCAAATAAAGCGAACCTGCTGAGAGTGACACACTGGCAGCAGCCTGGCCCGAAAGACCTTCCTGTGCGCGTTTTTGATACGGAACCTGAAGCCGACCCGACGTTACCCTCCGCGATAATCGTCCCGCCGACCTTACGCGAGCCTGCCATCATTGGCACGACGCCGGCGTTAACGCCATGGCTTACCGGTCTGCACAATCAGGGGGTTATCCTGAGTTCCGTATGCGCTGGCGCGTTTGTCCTGGCATCAACGGGGTTAATGAACGGGCGGAAAATGACCACGCACTGGGCCTATGCCGATTTACTGAGCCAGCGTTTTCCCGACATAGAGGTCGATGTGAATCAGCTCATTATTGATGACGGCGAGATCATCACCGCGGGCGGGCTTATGTCCTGGACAGACCTCGGCTTGCGGTTAGTGCATCGGCTGCTCGGTCCGACCGTGATGATCGACACCGCGCGCATGCTGCTTGTCGATCCACCCGGGCGCGAGCAACGCTATTACAGCGTCTTCTCGCCGCGTCTGACCCATGGCGACGCGGCGGTCCTTAAGGTGCAACACTGGCTCCAGGCAACGCAGGCAAAAGATGCCACCCTGTCGAGCCTGGCGGCGCAGGCGGGATTAGAAGAGCGTACATTTCTGCGCCGCTTTCAGAAGGCAACCGGGATGACCAGCACGGAATATTGTCAGCACCTGCGCGTTGGCCGGGCGCAGGAGCTTTTGCAGTTCAGCAGCGATTCATTTGATCGCATCGCGTGGGAAGTGGGCTACAGCGATCCCGGCGCCCTGCGTAAGATTTTCACCCGCATTGTCGGGCTCACCCCCGGAGAATATCGCCGTCGCTTTAGCGCCAGCCAGGCAAAGGAACAGATGGCATAAAATGGCGATATCACCCCTTATTATGTCGTTTACGCCACTTCAGCCCCATCCCTTTCGCTGTCAAACTTGTGCTTCAATGAGCCATAAAACAGGAATGAGATAATGAAACAACGCGGTTTAATCGTCATCGATCTGCAAAACGAATATCTGCCAGGCGGTAAATTACCCCTGACCGGCATCGAGGCGGCAGCGCATAACGCAGCGCTTGCTATTGCTGACGCACGTTCAAAAGAGATCCCCGTCTTCCATATTCGTCATGAGTTCGCTCATGGCGAAGCACCGGTGTTTGTTCCCGGGACTGAGGGTGTGGAGATCCAGCCAACCGTTAAGCCCGCAGCGGATGAAGCGGTGATCGTGAAGAATTTCGTCAACGCCTTCCGGGACACTGACTTAAAAGCGCAGCTGGATGCGAAAGGCGTTGAAGAGGTGATTATCGTGGGGGCGATGAGCCATATGTGTGTGGATGCCTGCGTGCGGGCGGCGGCAGATATGGGCTACCCGGTTACCGTCCTGCATGATGCCTGCGCCACCCTTGACCTGTCTTTTGGCGGAGTCACTGTACCGGCGGCCCAGGTTCATGCTGCGATGATGGCCGCATTTGAGTTTGGCTATGGCAAAGTCCAGTCAACATCAGACTATCTGTCTGCATAATCCCGTGCCAGCGTCCCTTTTCAGGGACGCTTTTTAATAGGTGTGGTTAAAGGTTGACGGGCATTTCATAGACATCTGCAATCAGTTCCGTCGAGCGATAAATTGCCTCCTGAGAGTGCCCCAGATTCAGTAGCATAATTTCATCAGCATCAATGCGCTGTTGCCAGACGGCCAGCTGGTCAACCACCTGGTTACCGGTGCCGCTCATGATTTTGGCATTCCACATTTTAATCAGCTGCAACTCTCCCGAAGAATAACCGTAGTTTTCGGCTTCCTGCGGCGTTGGGACGATAAATGAGCGGCCTGTGCTCATGCGCATCATCGCGTGGGAATAGGCCCATGCCTGACGCCGGGCTTCACTCTCATCATCCGCTGCCATCACGCCAAAACTGGCAATAACATAAGGCCGGTCAAGATTTGCAGAAGGACGGAAGTTCTGCCGATAGACCTTGATGGCCATCATGACGTTCTGATCGGCCAGATGCGCAGCAAACGCAAACGGATACCCCATTTGCGCCGCCAGCCGGGCAGAATAGTCGGACGAACCCAGCAGCCAGACGGGGGGACGCTGATACGCGCCTGGCACCCCATTTTCTTTATCCTGCAGCGGGCCGGGAACGGCATACACGCCTGCCTTTTGCCACGGATGCCCTTTCGGGAAATCGCCTTTCAGGAAGTGCATTAACTCATCAAGTTGTTTCGGGAAACTGTCTGCTCCCACGTCACCGCGCCGCAACGCCGACGCGGTGGCCATATCGGTTCCCGGGGCACGACCGACGCCCAGATCAATACGCCCCGGCGCAAGGGAGGCCAGCAATCCGAACTGTTCAGCCACCACCAGCGGCGGAAAGTTAGGTAACATCATCCCACCCGCGCCAAGCCGGATATGGGTCGTTTCACCAATTAACCGCGCCAGCAATAACGGCGGCGAAGGGGTAGTAACGCCAGGCATAGCGTGGTGCTCCGCAAGCCAGTAACGGGTAAAACCACGCTTATCAGCCAGACGGGCAAGCCGGATGCTCCCCGACAGCGCCTCATGCGCCGTTACCCCTTTTCCCGCCATAGCGAAGTCCAGCACGGAAAGTGGAACCGGAGCCCCGCCCCGGCGCGTACCAAAAATGACCTGATTCACACTGTCGTTCCTCAAAATGCGAAGGCGGCTACGTCTGGATGACGTAGCGCAGAGGAGACAAATTTTGCGGAGAATAACGTCAGGGCACAATTGACCTGAATGACAATATTAAAAACTATTGGGCCAATCGCTGGGATATGTTCAGGCCTGTGTACCGCGCCGCTGACAGAAGGTACGCCGGTATTCTGAAGGCGAGGTGCCCAGATGCGCCGTAAACTGCAGACGTAAAGACATCGGTGTCCCAAATCCCACCTCAGAAGCAATGCACTCTACCGGCAGTTCGGTGATTTCCAGCAGCTGCTGGGCACGCGCCACGCGCTCGGCATTTAACCATTTGGTGACGGTCGTGCCGGTTGTGTCGCGAAAGCGACGGGTAAATGTACGGCGGCTCATTTTCGCCACGCCCGCCAGCGTATCGAGGGTTAAGGGTTCAGACAGATGTTCCCGGGCCCACTCCAGTACTTCAACCAGGCGTCCGACGCAGGGCAGTTGCGGAACCGGTTGTTCAATATACTGGGCCTGCCCGCCCTGTCGGTGCGGCGGCGTGACCAGCTGGCGGGCGATCCGGTTAGCCATATCGGAGCCATGCTGCTGGCGGATCATCTCAAGGCAGCAATCAAACGCCGCAACGGTGCCAGCGGAGGTCACAATATTGCCATCCGTCACATACAGCACATCCGGTCGGAACTTCGCGTCAGGAAAACGGCGGGCAAAAATCTCCCGGGCAACCCAGTGGGTCGTCGCCTCCCGCCCGGCAAGCAACCCGGCAGCGCCAAGGACAAATGCCCCCAGGCAAAACCCGACTATCGGTTTCCCCTGCGCATTGGCGGTTTGCAGCGCCTCAATGATGTCGTCTGGCACCTCTTCTTCCGGATCTTTCCAGGCCGGAACCACGATAATATCGGCCTCCTCCATCGCCTCCAGACCGGATGAAACGCTAATTGGTAGCCCTTGATCGCTGATGATTAGCCCCGGGGACTGCGCGCAGTACTGCACATCATAGGCCGGGAAACCTGCGGGCTTATTCACAACGCCGAAGGCAACGGCAGGTACAGAAAGCTGAAACAGACTGACTCCTTCAAAAGCCAGGACCACAATACGAACCGCAGACACGGAAACCTCGCAGACAAAAAAGGGATATAAAGGACAGCAGAGCCCTGTACCAATAACATACTTCGCCGCCTGTCCGCGACCTTTCGCAAGGTGCGGACAGGGGTAGGGAGAGAGAGGTTTATTTACAGGCCACCAGATCGGCCATTTGTTCAGCATCAGGCAAGCCGATGATTTGTTGCAAAGCCCGCGCCTTATTCAGGTAATAAATGGCAGGCGTACCGCTGGCCCCTGTCTGCTCCATAAGCTGCTGATTCTGCTGTATCTGCTTAAACACGGCGGGCGGCGTGTTGCCTTGCAGCGCCGGTTTAATCTTTCCGTCGCTACTCTCAAGGTCATGCCAGGCTTTAGCCGGATCCTTCGCGGAGAGGATTGCCGCCGCATACTGCGCGCTGTCCGGGCGGATCACGCCAACCAGCAGCGTTTTGGTGCTGATACTTTTATCTTTGATAAAAGGTTGAGCCTGATGCCAGAACTTGTTGCAGTAGGGGCAGAAGGGATCGGAAAAGACCACCACCTGGCACTTCGCGTCCGCGCTGCCTTCTGAAATCCCCGGCGCGGCGGTGAGCTGCTTCCACATTTCGCGCCCGGCGGGAATATAAATCTCATCATTGATGATTTTCTCGCTCAGGTTATTGCCTTGCGTATCATACATATAGCCTGAAACCACATGCTTTTTATCCGGGGTAAGGTAGAGCGTTACGCCCATATCCTGATATTTACCCAACCACCCTTCCACGCCTCCGGGGGCGCTGAACGGCTTAATAATTTCAATGCCCTGCTTCTCCATTTGTTTAACAGGTTCGGGCAGGTCAGCGGTCTGCGCCTGAGCGGTAGCGCTAAGCAGCAGAATTAACAGTGTCAGGATCTTGTTCATTATTTTTCCTCAGTAAAATCAGGAGACGGGGCCGGATTCGCCCTCGTCAGCGTGGTCAACAGCGCGTCTTTGCTCAAAAGGGAAGGCAGGACATGCCCCTGCGGAATGGCAGGGCCAAAAATGGCGTTAAAAGGAATGCCGCTGGCGCCGTAGCGGCGCAGGAACTGCTCGATTTCAGCAGAGGGCTGACTCCAGTTTCCCTGCAACAGCACAACGTCGTCGCGGTTTAAGGCAGCAATAACCTCAGGGCGATGAAGCACCAGGACTTCATTAACCCGGCAGTTCAGACACCAGTCGGCGGTAATATCCACCAGCACGCGCTTTCTGGCATCCAGCGCCTCACTGAGCGCCGCTTCACTGAGCGGTTGCCAGTTCAGAGGGGAGTCGGCCTTCCCCTGGGGCTGGGGAGCCAGAAAAGCATACAGTCCCGCGCCAAACAGCACGCCAAACACCAGGCTGCGCAGATTCTCTTTGTGGTTCGGCATGGCCTGCGCGCAGCGGAAAAGGAAAAACGCCACCATCAAACCGCCGACGATCAGCACATAGCGTGCGCCCCACTCTTTCACCAGCAGCGACATCAGCCAGAGACAGGATCCCAGCATCAGGAGCACCAGCACCAGGCGCAGTTTTGCCATCCAGGGGCCGGGTTTAGGCAACCAGCGCGCCACGCCGGGGGCGATGCTGATTACCAGCCAGGGAAGACTCATCCCTACACCCAGCACCAGGAAGATAAGCCACAGCTGATGCACGGGCGCGGCTAACGCGAAGGTCACGGCAGTACCAAGGAAAGGTGCCGTGCAGGGTGTGGCAAGCAGGGTCGCAAAGGCGCCTTCAAGGAAACTCCCCCCGATGCCGTTACCACCGGCGGTAGCCAGCCGGGTGGAAAGCCCTGAAGGGAGGCGGATCTCAAGCAGGCCTGCCAGGCTGAAACAGAAGATCCACGTCACCAGCACCATGGTGGCAATGAACCAGGGGCTCTGGAACTGGAAGCCCCAGCCAATCCAGGCACCGGACAGCCGCAGGCCGGTGATGACTGCCGCCAGCACCAGAAACGAGAAGATGATCCCGGCCGCGGTTGCCAGAAAACGCAGCCGCGTCTGACGGCGGCTACTCTCAGCCAGGGTCATCAGCGAAGCGAGTTTGATCCCGAGTACAGGCAGGACACAGGGCATCAGGTTCAGAATAAGCCCGCCCGCTAACGCCACAACCACGATCTGCCATAGCGTGGTGGACGGGCTGATATCGACCCTGAGCTGCTGGCTCTGCGCACCATTGCTGATCAACAGAGGGAGCTGCTGTAGCCGGGACGCATCCAGCGGGTTGCCCTGCTTATCGCTGACGCTAAACCGGGCGGTCAGCGTGTCACCGAGGATCTCTGTCTGCGGTGGCGACAGGTTCGCCCCGGCCGGGTTATCAGCAAAGAGATCGGGCTGCGACCAGCCTTCCGGGGTGGTCAGTTTGACAATCAGCGTGTCATTGTCCGCGACGACAGATTTAACCGCCACCGGGCCGTTATCTGGCGGAACCGCGCGCATCGCGTTGTCCCAGGCCTCGGCAAAGTGCGCTGACGGACCGGAGGCCAGGTCGATATCCAGCGGGAAGGTATTGACCACGCAGAGATTGCTGCACAGCGAAAGCGTCAGTTTCCCGCGCAATCGCTGGCGCTCATCGATGGCAACGTCTAGCGGAAACACGACGCGGCGATCGTAGCCGACGGAACTGAAGCCAGCAGAATCAAACCGGACGGGCCGGGGCCAGTGCCACTGCGTTTTTGTCTGCTGCTCCCATGCGATCGCGGGCCGAAAGCCGCCATCGCCGGGCGTTCGCCAGTAGGTTTTCCACCCTTCATTGGGGGTTACGTCCAGCAGCAGACGAACTTTCCCCTCTGCGGGCGCATCATGCCAGACATGAACCTGAGCATGTAAATTGTCAGGCTTTATCGGCCAGCCCGGTACCGCGGCTGAGGCCGCAGACAGGCTGAATAACAGGAACCACAGGCTCCTGAAAAAGGTTTTCATATGTTTTCTCCGTGAAAAAGTGACTAAACAGGAACGTCCGGTTCAGTCATTCACGGAAAACGCAGTTCTTAAGATGTATTCGAAGTAAGGGGGGTCGGAAAAAGATCACCGGTCTCGGCAAGACGCTGATTTTAAGCAGCACCGCTAAAACAAGAACCAGCAGACCGGGTAAGAGCAGAATGGTATCGAAATGGAGGGGCTGCGTACTAAGCAGCGAGTGGGCGCTCAGCTCACAGGGTGACAACCCTGGCGACGTAAGTTCCTGCGGGCTGGTGTCAGCAGTCAAAGAGAGCGCGGCGGCTTTAACCTGCATGTGATGCAGGATACTGGCCCGCTGGGTCAGACAGATCAGCATGACAAAACAGGCAACCACCAGAAGCGCGACCGCTTTAAGTTGCCTGTTTTTATGTTGAGTCGGACCCGTCAGGATAGTCATGGGCAATGAGAATAGTGAGCGACTCGCCAGCGGGCAAGCGGCAATTTGTAAAGTAATGCCAGCCCGGGCGTTCCGGCAGGCGTCAGTTTGACCCTTCACGCAGGATCTCTTTCACCCACTGGCTGAAGGCCACAATCCCCGGTCGGTTCAGGTTTTCACGCGGCATAATGAGATCATATCCATGCCCGGCTGGAATTTCCTGTTCAAAGGGCATAACCAGATCGCCCGCGGCAACGTACTTCTTAATCAGCCGCTTTCTGCCCATCGCCACCCCGCATCCGCTGACCGCCGCCTCAATCGCCATCTGACAATTGTTGAAGCTCATAAAATTCTCTTCCACCGGCAGGGGCTGGTTTGTGACCTGACACCATTCGCGCCACTCTGAAAAGACGTCCTGCGAATCCACTGACTCAGAAGCATGGATGAAGGGGATATCCGCAGGCCAGTCACCGTTAGCCAGGAGGCTATTTTTTAACGCCGGCGAACACACAGGAACCAGCGCCTCGTCGGCCAGGCGCTCACAATAGAGATCCGGATAGCGGAGATTGCTGTAGTAAATCGCAGCATCTACCCGTTCCAGATTGAAATCCACCAGCCCTGCCCTGACCCGGAAATTAATATTCAGCCCAGGCCACCGCGCCCGGAATTCGGCTAAACGCGGGATCAGCCACAGGAAAGCAAACGTGGGGGGAAGCCCCACAGAGAGTGTGCCGCGCAACCCCTGGACGCGGATATCTTCGATTTCATCATTAATGCGCTTAAGGGACATGGACAGGACGTTCAACAGTCGCCCCCCTTCATCGGTAAGCTGCAACTTGCGGGTCAGGCGGAGAAACAGCCTGAACCCCAGCAGGGTTTCGAGATGCCGTATACGTTGGCTCACTGCGCCCTGGGTCAGGTTGAGCGTTTTCGCGGCCCGCGTAAAGCTGAGATGATGCGCGGCTATTTCAAAGGTATGCAATAGCGCCAGCAGATTTTCCTGAGCTAACATAGTGATAATCTCCATCCGGTAGCCTTTATGCATTAAATGAGCTAATGCATACCCCTGAAACGATCGTTTGTCCAGCCGTGCTCGCTGCCTTTTAATCGTGATGACAAATACATCATAAAAAGGAGCACGAAGGTGAAAGATCTAAAAATCGTGGTTATCGGTGCCGGTTCGAGTTACACCCCGGAGTTAATGGAAGGCATCATCAAGCGACAGCATGAATTTCCGGTCCGCGAGTTGTGGCTGGTGGATATCGAAGAGGGTCGGGAGAAGATGGCTATTATCGCTGGCCTCACCCGACGAATGCTGGAAAAAAATGGTCTGGATATTCCGGTTTTTGAGACGCTGAATCGTCAGGAAGCTCTGAAGGATGCCGATTTTGTCTGCTCCCAGTTCCGGGCCGGTTGCCTGGACGCGCGTATCAGCGACGAGCGTATTTCACTGAAATACGACATGATTGGCCAGGAGACCAACGGACTGGGCGGGTTCGCTAATGCGTGCCGCACCATTCCTGTCGCCCTGGAAATTGCGGCCGAAATGGAGCGGCTCTGTCCCGACGCCTGGTTGCTTAATTTCACAAATCCCTCAGGAATGGTCACCGAAGCCATTCTTAAACACAGTAAGGTACGGACGGTAGGGCTGTGTAATGTGCCGGTCATCATGCAAAAAGGGATTGCGAGTTTACTGGGGGTCAATGACGTCAATGACTTTATTCTCCAGGTAGCCGGGCTTAACCACTTTATTTTCGCGCGTCATATCTGGCATGAAGGCCGCGATAAACTGACCCAGGTGATCCAGAACATTTCCGCAGGCAACGACCCGCTGATCCCACGTAATATTCCCCCTTTCAAATGGCCGGAGGGTTTGCTGGAAAACCTGGGCATGATCCCCTGCCCTTATCTGCGCTACTACTATATGAGCGACGATATGTATCGCCAGGAGTTGGGCGAGGCGCAGGGCGAAGGAACCCGTGGCGAAGTGGTGAAAGCCCTGGAAAAACAGCTCTTCGATATCTACCGTAACCCCGAGCTGGCTGAGAAACCGAAGGCGCTGGAGGGACGTGGCGGTCAGTATTACTCAGATGCAGCATGTGAACTGATGAGTGCGATCTACAACGATAAACGTATCATTATGCACGTTAACACGCGCAATAACGGCACCATCGCCGGCCTGCCGGATGACTGTGCCGTTGAGGTGAGTTCCCTGATCACCCGCTCTGGACCTATTCCGCTGAACGTCGAACCTTTCCCGGAGGATACGCTGCGCCTGATCCAGCTGATGAAGAGCTTTGAGGCGCTGACGATCGAAGCGGCTATTACCGGCGATCGCCACACGGCGTGGCGCGCGCTGGTCATTAACCCCTTAATCAACAGCGGCCAGGTGCTTGAAAAGGCGCTGGCGGAAGTTATCGAG
Coding sequences within it:
- a CDS encoding LysR substrate-binding domain-containing protein, giving the protein MLAQENLLALLHTFEIAAHHLSFTRAAKTLNLTQGAVSQRIRHLETLLGFRLFLRLTRKLQLTDEGGRLLNVLSMSLKRINDEIEDIRVQGLRGTLSVGLPPTFAFLWLIPRLAEFRARWPGLNINFRVRAGLVDFNLERVDAAIYYSNLRYPDLYCERLADEALVPVCSPALKNSLLANGDWPADIPFIHASESVDSQDVFSEWREWCQVTNQPLPVEENFMSFNNCQMAIEAAVSGCGVAMGRKRLIKKYVAAGDLVMPFEQEIPAGHGYDLIMPRENLNRPGIVAFSQWVKEILREGSN
- a CDS encoding protein-disulfide reductase DsbD family protein; protein product: MKTFFRSLWFLLFSLSAASAAVPGWPIKPDNLHAQVHVWHDAPAEGKVRLLLDVTPNEGWKTYWRTPGDGGFRPAIAWEQQTKTQWHWPRPVRFDSAGFSSVGYDRRVVFPLDVAIDERQRLRGKLTLSLCSNLCVVNTFPLDIDLASGPSAHFAEAWDNAMRAVPPDNGPVAVKSVVADNDTLIVKLTTPEGWSQPDLFADNPAGANLSPPQTEILGDTLTARFSVSDKQGNPLDASRLQQLPLLISNGAQSQQLRVDISPSTTLWQIVVVALAGGLILNLMPCVLPVLGIKLASLMTLAESSRRQTRLRFLATAAGIIFSFLVLAAVITGLRLSGAWIGWGFQFQSPWFIATMVLVTWIFCFSLAGLLEIRLPSGLSTRLATAGGNGIGGSFLEGAFATLLATPCTAPFLGTAVTFALAAPVHQLWLIFLVLGVGMSLPWLVISIAPGVARWLPKPGPWMAKLRLVLVLLMLGSCLWLMSLLVKEWGARYVLIVGGLMVAFFLFRCAQAMPNHKENLRSLVFGVLFGAGLYAFLAPQPQGKADSPLNWQPLSEAALSEALDARKRVLVDITADWCLNCRVNEVLVLHRPEVIAALNRDDVVLLQGNWSQPSAEIEQFLRRYGASGIPFNAIFGPAIPQGHVLPSLLSKDALLTTLTRANPAPSPDFTEEK
- a CDS encoding 6-phospho-beta-glucosidase, yielding MKDLKIVVIGAGSSYTPELMEGIIKRQHEFPVRELWLVDIEEGREKMAIIAGLTRRMLEKNGLDIPVFETLNRQEALKDADFVCSQFRAGCLDARISDERISLKYDMIGQETNGLGGFANACRTIPVALEIAAEMERLCPDAWLLNFTNPSGMVTEAILKHSKVRTVGLCNVPVIMQKGIASLLGVNDVNDFILQVAGLNHFIFARHIWHEGRDKLTQVIQNISAGNDPLIPRNIPPFKWPEGLLENLGMIPCPYLRYYYMSDDMYRQELGEAQGEGTRGEVVKALEKQLFDIYRNPELAEKPKALEGRGGQYYSDAACELMSAIYNDKRIIMHVNTRNNGTIAGLPDDCAVEVSSLITRSGPIPLNVEPFPEDTLRLIQLMKSFEALTIEAAITGDRHTAWRALVINPLINSGQVLEKALAEVIEHNKALMPAFHKHP
- a CDS encoding LLM class flavin-dependent oxidoreductase, which codes for MNQVIFGTRRGGAPVPLSVLDFAMAGKGVTAHEALSGSIRLARLADKRGFTRYWLAEHHAMPGVTTPSPPLLLARLIGETTHIRLGAGGMMLPNFPPLVVAEQFGLLASLAPGRIDLGVGRAPGTDMATASALRRGDVGADSFPKQLDELMHFLKGDFPKGHPWQKAGVYAVPGPLQDKENGVPGAYQRPPVWLLGSSDYSARLAAQMGYPFAFAAHLADQNVMMAIKVYRQNFRPSANLDRPYVIASFGVMAADDESEARRQAWAYSHAMMRMSTGRSFIVPTPQEAENYGYSSGELQLIKMWNAKIMSGTGNQVVDQLAVWQQRIDADEIMLLNLGHSQEAIYRSTELIADVYEMPVNL
- a CDS encoding GlxA family transcriptional regulator, with product MSAVRIVVLAFEGVSLFQLSVPAVAFGVVNKPAGFPAYDVQYCAQSPGLIISDQGLPISVSSGLEAMEEADIIVVPAWKDPEEEVPDDIIEALQTANAQGKPIVGFCLGAFVLGAAGLLAGREATTHWVAREIFARRFPDAKFRPDVLYVTDGNIVTSAGTVAAFDCCLEMIRQQHGSDMANRIARQLVTPPHRQGGQAQYIEQPVPQLPCVGRLVEVLEWAREHLSEPLTLDTLAGVAKMSRRTFTRRFRDTTGTTVTKWLNAERVARAQQLLEITELPVECIASEVGFGTPMSLRLQFTAHLGTSPSEYRRTFCQRRGTQA
- a CDS encoding copper-binding protein, producing the protein MKGQTDACRNARAGITLQIAACPLASRSLFSLPMTILTGPTQHKNRQLKAVALLVVACFVMLICLTQRASILHHMQVKAAALSLTADTSPQELTSPGLSPCELSAHSLLSTQPLHFDTILLLPGLLVLVLAVLLKISVLPRPVIFFRPPLLRIHLKNCVFRE
- the dsbG gene encoding thiol:disulfide interchange protein DsbG, translated to MNKILTLLILLLSATAQAQTADLPEPVKQMEKQGIEIIKPFSAPGGVEGWLGKYQDMGVTLYLTPDKKHVVSGYMYDTQGNNLSEKIINDEIYIPAGREMWKQLTAAPGISEGSADAKCQVVVFSDPFCPYCNKFWHQAQPFIKDKSISTKTLLVGVIRPDSAQYAAAILSAKDPAKAWHDLESSDGKIKPALQGNTPPAVFKQIQQNQQLMEQTGASGTPAIYYLNKARALQQIIGLPDAEQMADLVACK
- a CDS encoding GlxA family transcriptional regulator, producing the protein MLEIGLYLYPGVQQAAVLGLNDLFGVANMFSQKYQANKANLLRVTHWQQPGPKDLPVRVFDTEPEADPTLPSAIIVPPTLREPAIIGTTPALTPWLTGLHNQGVILSSVCAGAFVLASTGLMNGRKMTTHWAYADLLSQRFPDIEVDVNQLIIDDGEIITAGGLMSWTDLGLRLVHRLLGPTVMIDTARMLLVDPPGREQRYYSVFSPRLTHGDAAVLKVQHWLQATQAKDATLSSLAAQAGLEERTFLRRFQKATGMTSTEYCQHLRVGRAQELLQFSSDSFDRIAWEVGYSDPGALRKIFTRIVGLTPGEYRRRFSASQAKEQMA
- a CDS encoding cysteine hydrolase family protein is translated as MKQRGLIVIDLQNEYLPGGKLPLTGIEAAAHNAALAIADARSKEIPVFHIRHEFAHGEAPVFVPGTEGVEIQPTVKPAADEAVIVKNFVNAFRDTDLKAQLDAKGVEEVIIVGAMSHMCVDACVRAAADMGYPVTVLHDACATLDLSFGGVTVPAAQVHAAMMAAFEFGYGKVQSTSDYLSA